The sequence below is a genomic window from Trichosurus vulpecula isolate mTriVul1 chromosome 5, mTriVul1.pri, whole genome shotgun sequence.
TGAGCTTCACTTTGTGGATTGGGACACTGTCCCCACCAGAGTCGAGCGCCATTGCGAGAGCAAAGCTGAGAGACCAGTTGAGTGGGCAACAGTGAGGATCCGATGATGGCTGGGCACTTTCCCCAGAGCTTTGGGGTGGGAAGGTGTTTCTGTCCAGTTTATCCATGAGAATGATTTTCAGAAATTACAACTAATTGACATTGGATGCGGATCATCACAGTGTGTGTTGTGTGCAGATTTCTGTCTGGGATGCTGTGGGAAGTGGGGATCATACAAAGTCTTTGCCTAgtcccaaggagtttacattctctctTTCTTAACCTATGTCCCTGTAACACTGGTGTTTCAGTGTGGTTGAGATTAAGGGCTAAGGAAATAAATGCAGCCCTGAATGAGGTGGGAATTTTTGGCCAAGGTTAAGGAAGTCAGCCAGATTCTGCAGGGGTAGGGAAGGTGCCATCTGTGGTCTGTTGCAGGGAGCATTTGCCTAGGCCAGGGTCAGGGTCAGATAGGAAGGGTTCCAGGCATTGATGGATATAGGACCACAGGCtaatagatttaaagatggaaaggaccttagaagccaacAAATTCagtctccacattttacagatggggaaactgaacctCAGAGGCAAGAAGCGATGTGCCCAGATCACACTATTAGTATCAGAGGTGGGTTttggacctaggtcttcctagGTCCGGTGCTCTGTCCTTGCTGCCTCAAGGCTGGTAGCCCACAGTCAGTTGAGGGATGTCATTCCACTTGGGAGCAGGCACTCACAGTGGAAGGCCGTGGCTGCTTTCCAAGAAGACATCTTTTAAGCTCATAGAAATGCCTTTTGGAAAGCAAGCCTGTTATTTGTCTTCATTAGTATCGTGGTCAGGGCTCGCATCAGCTGCCTCTCGGAAGTCaacattttttctcttaaattcaGAAACCTAGGCTTCAGAGCCTGAACTTGGATTTAGGGGGCTGGTCAGAACCCTCAATTTGCATCCCCCAGAGCCTAGAGGTGCAGATGCAAAGTAAAGGCTAATAAGGAACTTGGGCTACACTCATTCATTTAGcgaggagagtgaggctggtgactttgagcTAAtgtgcttcacttaaatccagttcactcacAATTCACCCTGGGATGTCATTGGGCCtctcagaaatgaaggacaaaacattTGCTATTTGCCAGTTCTATACATGGCACTGTTCAAGGATCCTGGgagggcagagctaagatttgtttgtgcccttgagagcagggaatacCAAAGGATCTCACAACTTCGAAGGGAACTCAGGTATTCTGTTTACAACACCGCCTGCTTGACTGGGGCCATCCAGGCTCTTCTGGAAGACATCCAAGTAAGGATGGAGTTCACCTCCTCTCCAGATGGCCCCTcccactttggggcagctctatTAGGATGTTTGCTGTTAGAACATCTGCCCAAATCTGCCTTGTCATAGCTTCTACCTACTGGCCCTGGTTCTGACTTCTGGGACCAAATGGGACAAATCATCTGCCTCTTCCATAGATAGCTCTCATCTCTCCTCTAACACCTCTTCTCATAACTAAACAGGTCTAATTCCTCCAACTAATGCTCCCATGTCACAGACTTGAGGCCCATCACCACCCCCTCCAGTCACTCTCCAGTTTCGACTAATTAGAAGTTTGGGCAGACGACTCAAGGGCAGTTTCAGCACCTCAGGGTGGGACAGAAGCCAGAAGATGAGGGGCTCCTTAGGGTAACTGGAAGCTCAAAGTGAGGCTACTTGTTCAGAAAGCTGGACAGAGTAAGGTGACTTGATGGGGTCAAGGGAAGGGTCTCCTGAGTATTTGGTCATAAACACCATCTAAGAATTTACAGATACATCAAGTATTCCAAAATACGAGAAAAGTTTGTGTTCAGTTGTAACTCACTTGCTGCAGTGATGAGACTCGGGGCTGATTTATGGATCCACACATCAGACCCTTGAGATTCTGGGATTCAAGCCTGTCAGAAGAACTAAGAGGCAGGCAGGACCAGAGGCACCGGTCACATGGCAGATTTCTGGGACTGGAAAGACTCACTGGCATTTCACACCAGTGAGGCCTTTCTATAGAACCTTATGCCTCAAAGAGGGGCagcattcagaaaaaaaagaccaataaaaCCTTCCCTGTCTGGCCAcccaccctcacctgcccttccattcctccttccccgTGACAAGGTGAGGGTGCAGCCACAGGATAGAGAGCAGAATGCAACTGAGGTCAGGCCAACAAAGCACTTGGAGGATTCCAGCCATTTTTATGAGTGAGCCTTCTGTACGATAAGGAGAGATGTGAGAAATAAGGTTTATAAAGACTGTTTGGATGAGGCAGCATGTTTATTTCGATCTTCCCAAGAGACCGGAGGGTGGGGCGGCCCCCTCACAGATGCCACACATTCTAGGTCAGCAGCTTCCAATGCCAGCTTAGGCTCACTAGGCTTTCTGAATGGAACTTTCCAAATATGGGTGGATACGTggatgcccccccaccccccaccccaacacacacacacagaggataaGGATGGAAACTCGGCCATGACTCCGGAGAACTTTTCAGAGAAGGGGAACCTGGAAAATTTCATACACCAAACTGGCCTGCTACGTAATCGTTTGTTGAGAAATTCCATTAATTATCCTTAAACAGAGTGTAGAAGACAAGCCATATGAATGAATCCCCTGCTTGCTGGGTTTCCTTCTGGGAGACTGTAGCCCAACCGTTTTTATGAAGGTCTTTAGTGAAGACAAGCTATGAGCACAGCTCGGGTAGTGATcagtccccaccccaccccccagcaagCAAGAGCCATTAGGTCAAGTATTCACCAGCATGCATATTCCCCTCCATGTAGCACCTAAGGATCCAATCACACTTGTGTACAAGATCCAGGGGCAGCCATCAGGGCAAAACTTAGCTTTCTCTGAATTGTGGTATTTTCCTGGGTGTCTCACAGGAGCAAGGATTTTAAAGATGGGAAGGAGCTTATAGGAATGGTCTAACCGctttaatttatagatgaggaaactgagtctcccaGGTGAAATGACATCACACAGATAAttccagaggcaggattcaaacccaggtgctcTGCCTCCCAATCCCGGTGTTTCCCACTATTCCATAGACTCAGGCCAACTCCAGGGAACATGACTCCTTTTGTCTGAAGCCCCCCGAATCTCTTGAATCTGTTCCACATCTCTGTGGCTTATCTCCTGTCTGATACCTTCTGTTTACTTCTGTTGGGATTCTGACAATCCTACAGCCAGCAGACAGGCAAAGCTACCCGACTTTGAAAGGACAAGGGAGATGTTGTCCAAGGGGCAGCACTGGAAGAGGCACAAGCCAGCCCTGtctcaccatttccttttcatttggggTCTTTCCTGCTTCCAAGTAGGTTAGATAAAAGGCTTGTTCTCAAGCCGGCAAAGGGACCAAGTGGAAGGGAGAGTCACAGCCAACTTGTGAGGAGCTGGGTGTGGGACAGAATGCTTAACATCCATCTTTGAAAAAAGCTATTTCACCAGGGAACACAGCTCCTAGCACATGCTGGGAGTTAGTGGGGAAGTATGGTACCATGGATAGCTTTGCTCCAAGGGAGACACTTCAGGAAAGTGGGGAGGTAATGGGCATTGAGGAGGCTTGGCACTGTTCTAGTGCTCAGTGCTGTCATCAGCAGGAGAGCCTGGCACCCCTCACCATCTACAGTGCTGTGCAGACTGGGATGGCAGCTGGCAGGCAGGTGGCACATGCCCTCAGCTAGCCCGTGCCTCCCGGCTTCATGCTGTGCTACATCACAGAGGTCCATCTGTCATATCTCTGAAGGAATCTCCTAAAATGTTGACTTGTGCTCAGGAGACACTTTCAAAGTCGGAGGGCAGCCTTGAGTGTGGAATGTGGGTCACTAAACCAAATGCTTTTCTTAAAACTGGCAACAACCAATAAATGCACTGGATGACTTTTCAGTAGATTGCATGACTGTAACTTGCAGTTTGATGTAGTGATGAAAGCCTGCGTGTTCCCTTCCCATAACTGCATCTAGGATCCCCTTGAAACACCTTAAATTATTCCAACATTCCACAGAGATGGGATTTTCAGTCCATGCTTACATGGCCTGGTTGGATGACTGTTGTATATTTATAATCTATGTCTTTGTACTGGTATCCCCAGGGCgtaacacagtgcctgggatgtaggaggtgcttaataaatgtttgttgattgattaacctATTTGACAATAATCaagtctgtgatttttttccccaaatgtttGCAAGCCTCCCTTCTTTCAAATATCTTGAAATCAGATGCCTTTCCTCCCTCAGAATAGTGACACGGCAAGCCCTGCCCTGTCCCGTTTATGCTTGGTTTGACTTAGATACTCTACTCAGTGGGGGGTGGCTGTAACATACTGCCGGTGACAGACATGTAGGAAAAGCCACAGATGTGATAGCAAAGGGTTGCCTGGCAAAGGTGAGCCAGTCAGAACGAGAGCTAGGGGTGCCTAATGGGTACCCTGGACGTGTGACTGGCAGCCACACCATGTCTAGAGATGGAGTGAAGCCCTCCAGCatgatgggagggagggggactGCCAGAGGATGTGGATAAGGGCCACATGGGATGAGATGGGGCGAGTGAGCTGTGACCTGCACCCACTGGAGAGCACAGCTTCATGAAAGGTGGGCTCTGTGGAACATGGAACAGTCCCTTGCTGCCTCTCATGGCTCACACCTCCATGGGAAAGAGGGCTGGGCTGTTTGTCTCATGTATACTGCAAACCTACAGACCCAGCTGGGTCCTACTCTTCTGGCTCTTTCACACTCCCTGCCACATcctggaggccagtgtcactgtctGCCCCTGAGGTTATTTGGGGGGCCTCTTTCACATCTGCCATTTCCTCCTGGGCCAGACCTGTAAGGTCGTCTTTGGTATCTCCAGCATCActttctggctgttccccattaGATGAATTTGAATTGACATCCGGCtctttttctaaggaaaaagATAAGCCACAGGGTGAGCACTAGCCTGTATCAACATTCCTATTCTTGACCTCACGACTGGCTCATTTAACTGCTACACATTCAGGGTAGGGTGGTTGAGTGAGCAGAATGGAGGCAATCACAATCAGGAAACTAGCTGGGGACAGCCCAGTTCCAGGGATGGGGccggaaggggcctcagagggcaTCCAGTCTAACCCTGCCACCTTACTGATGAGGAATTGTGTTCAAGGGATGTTAAGCACCTTCATATGATCATATGGCTtaagccagaagggacctgaaAGGTCATGTAGGCAAACCccgtcatttcacagatgaggaaactgaggcccagagtggtcgAGTGGCTTATTGTGGTTCAAGGGAGCAGTCAATGGCAGTGCCaaaattagaactcagatcctGTGTCTACAAGCTCAGCACTCCTTGCACTGGGCCACACTACCTCCGAGATAGCGCCTCCCTTAAGGTGTAGTTCAAACCCTATATTTTGTagctaaggagactgaggcccagaggaataAAAAGGCCATGCTGAAATACCACTAGGGAGCTAGGTgccaccatagtgcacagagtaccaggtggggagtcaggaagactcatcttcctgagttcaaatctgtcctcagacactagctgtgtgaccctgagcaagtcacttcaatcttgtttgcctcagtttcctcacctataaaatgagctggagaaggaaatggcgaaccattccagtatctttgccaagaaaaccccaaatggggtcacaaagagtcaggattGAAAGGACTGAACATAAGGATGACTCCCATCCCACCACCCTACCCTGGCCTTATTGGTGATTTCACTGGTGCAGAGAACTCCCAGGATGGAAATGCCCTCCAGAGGCGTCTCTAACCTTAGGTCTGAATGAGCCTTCTGAGAGTCACACAGTCTATGCGTCAGACGCAGGACTTGCCCAATTGAGAGGCCACTGCAATTGTTCAGGTGAGCTGTAATGAGCCACAACAAAGGTGGTGGCCCTGTGAACAGTGAGAAGGGCTCAGATGACAGAGACGCTGTGGCCCGAGAAACAATAAGATACGGCAACATGTGGGGTGAGAGACAGTAAGGAGTGGAGGATAATGCCAAATAATGTAAAACTCAGAGCTAGAAATTGGAAGTGAGTGAGTCATTAAAGTCTGGAGGGCCAGCTTTGGAGCTggtaagatctgggttcaagtcccatttaaTACAAGTGgccatgtgaccatggataaatcatttaacatcaGTGCTATGggcaattctccaagactataagCTATGTAGGGGTTGCCAATCTGCCTTGGTAAAGAGGATTTCCACAGAGGGAACTTTCCACACCCGTAAAATCACAGGCTCAGCATCCCGGGAACTAGGGAAGCCATCGGCATCTCCTGAAAGTCAGAAGCGCAATCAGGATTTGCTGTGCCTGTCACCCCATGGCAGGAGAGGTTATCAGAATAAGGGCTTAGTGATCCTCTCTAATGCTGGTCTCTTCCAAGCGGcagttcttttttctcctctatgcTGCTGCCAAAAGAGCCATTTCATTCCATCAAACATCTACGAAACACTTACTATGAAGTCATTCTACCAAATTCTGGAGAGATACAAAGACTTATTCTTTCCCTGCCCTCTGAGAGCTTACCTTCTGACTGGTGCAGCATAGCTCATCTTTCCACTGCCCACCCAAACCCCATGGCCTGAGAACTCCGAAGAGCTTTGTCTGCCAAACCCGCTCACCTTTCTTTGCTCTCTCCTCTTGTCGCTTCTTTTCGGCAGCTTCCAGTTCTTGCTTCTCATATGCAGCCTTCAGCACCTTACAGACTTTTTTATGAGAAAACCAGTGGATTTTCTGGCAATTCTGGTTGCAATAAATGACCTGAAAGTGACCAAGGAAGGTATTTTGGGTTCAAAtcatttcctgaaaaaaaaaccccCTAACTCGCTCTTCACTGGAAAAACTGGGTTTTTGACAACACATTCCTCAATCAAACAAAAGCATCTGTTAAGGGTCTGCTTTGTGTTAAGTGCAATGATCTGAGTTACACTGTTCCAATGAGCCTCTGAGACCAAAATGTGCTTCACTGAATGAGAAGCTGAGGTTACGAAGCATAGGGagagacaagaaggaaggaactGGGGCGGGAACATGCCAGTTGATTCAGAaagaagatggtggaatagaatGAAACAGAGTAACTGATGAGGAAACATAGTAGTTATAGTAAGAGGGCATTAACCTTGAGGGTTAATGGACAGGGAAATgattctatgaatgaatgaatgaaagaaaaagcatttatgacaggccaagcactatgctaagagccgTGAGTAGGCGGTACCATATTACCAACAAGGAATTAAGGAGAAACAAAAGGATTCTGTAAGAAAGATCCATGACCAGAAAAAAGGATGCCCTAGGGGAAACTAAGTGGAAACCCCTTGTGCTCTCACAGCATCCATACAATGCCAAGAGCCCCTGGCTCAGTGGGTAAAGCCCTTGTGGATGATTTATTGGAGGATGTGGACAGAGTTTGCATAGGATACTGACCTCGATAGGCTGTAGTGTGCCATGTTGGAAGGAGTGCCCATACCAAGAAGATGACAGACCCATCACAATGTCTACGCTGCCTGGGGATCTGTTGGGATTACCATTTAAGCAGGGCATTATGCTGAAATTGATCACCCATCTTACCATCTTACACACCGAACACCTCTTGTCTGCGCCCTTTTCTCCACACGTGGTGCAAAACTCTACATCTACAAATCCCACTTGACCAGTGATGGCTTGAGTGAGCACAGAGAAGGCTGTAGGATCAGAgccctggagaaggaaagcagagcATGGCGCAGTCAGAGGACAAAGGGGACAATGAAATCTCAGTTGTCTCAAAGGTAGATGAGCACCGAACACAATCACAAAAGTGAAATCACTACTATTGTCCCATACAGTCCACACTGGCACATTATCCTCAGAGCATGGAACAGCCAAGATGTGTGGGCCTTAAGGCTGTATGAATATTTTAATTACGTgcattgaaaaaataatattaaggaatTTGAGTACTAGGCCCCTCCTGGTTCTTTGTAATGAAGATAGCAGGCTCCAAGAGATTGTACTCAGGGTAAGAAGGAAAACCGAGAATATGAAAGTCATCATCCTAGCGATGCTGGACACTGGCTTATAGAAGGGGATTTCCTACACTCTTGGCACCATGGGTCACTGAGCACAGAATGGCCATTCCTTTTCTTGGAAGGTTTGGATTAGGAAATAGGAATGACCAGACACCAAGCCACCAAGCACTTAGTAATCTCTTACTGgcttccagacactgtgctaagcactggttaTGACCAGAGGGCAGCTTGGtcactcctctctctttttatggGTTTAAAGGTCCATGCTTTCCTATGTCCCTGGAGTTGCTGGACAGCACCTGCCTATGGCAATTATCCCAAAATGGAAGGGGCTGCCTCAGGTGGTGGGGGGCTCTTCATCATTGAGTCATGGCCAGATGACCACTGGCTGGGGATATGagtgggtggggtggagtgggtaCATATTCcattgatggcctctgaggtcccctccatgACAGAGAGGTGGTAATTTGAACAATTTGCCCAAAATCCAAGTGGGAGGTGCAGGCAAACAATTCTCCACTTTCCCTTCCAGAAGAACCAACCTGGTGGCCTGAGACTCCTAGCTGCTCCCACCCTGCACCCCGCCTGTGCCCCAGCTCTCTGGGTTCAAGGGCAGTCTTACAATTTCCACGGGAGCGATGCTTCTGACGAGCTGCTGGAGGAGGGTGGTTTCACAGTAAGGGAATTTCCGAATACACTCTCGAATGAACTTTTCTTGGTAGACAGGAAAGCCGTCTGTCTCTCGGCCTTTTAACaaactagagaagaaagaaatagaaatatgttCAAAGGCTCACTTTCCCAGTGGCATGTGAGAGCTGGCCGACCTGGTTTAAAGACACTTCTGATCCTCACTCTCTGTGAGGTTGTCTCTGGGCCTCCAGggccctcctctgtaaaacgacATGTCCAAAAGGCCTGGAGTATGGAAATGTCATGGGCATTCTCACTGGCTCTCCCATGTTTACAAAGCCTTCCCTATCGTCTGTttccctcaagtctcttccatagaaggcccttccccatccctctttGATGTGTCTCACCCTTTTGTTAAATAGCACCAATCACTGGCATGAAGGTGCAGGTAATTTAGCCTGTCCATGTGAAAGGGTCACAGGGTCAAGGGTCACAGCTGCAAGGGGCCTTGCTATATTTGCTCCAgcactctaattttacagataaggtaactgaagAAGCATGGAGAGGCCCTATGGttgtaagcagagccaggaatccCACCTCTGCCCCGGGACGACCCTAATCCCAGAAGCACCCACATCCTCCGGCCTTCGGGATAACTGAAGGTTACTCCTCAAAGGCAGTGaccatccccagcacttagcacagtctggctcacagtaggaacttaaaagCTGTAACTGGACTCCAGCAACAATACTATTCCTCCATCAACACAACCCATTGTTATGGACACAGAGATGTCACCGGATTTTAGATTTGGAGCAAGAAGGGCCTAGGAGTTTCCCTAgtacaactatctcattttacagatgcggaagcTGAAGCCTAGGGGAATGAAGAGTTGGCCCAAGATCTTTAGCATCAGGCCTGGTGAAGGCCACGCTCACTCTCACGCCACCGTCCATCCCACCTCCCACCGAAGCAGGGCCCCTTTGCTCCGTAAGAGCCTAGGCCAGCTTGGGATCACACCTTTTGATGAAGCCGTCCAGCTTGTCTTCTCGCTCGGTCGAGAATTTAATGCATTTCTGAAAAATGCAGCTGATGTAATGCATCTTCATGGCCAGGACCTCGTTCATGTCCCTCTGCTTCATGCACTTCTCACAGACCAGATCCAGCACGCCGTAGCACTTCTTCAGGGCATCCACGTCAGCCAGCAGAGGGTTTTCTTTTACAAGCATCACAATCTTCAAGAAACAGCAACAGACTCAGACATGTGGGGAGGAATCCCCCTAAATGCACCAGTTAGCAGGCTCAGACATGTGGGGAGGAGTCCCCCTAAATGCACCAGTTAACAGGCTCAGACATGTGGGGAGGAATCTCCCTAAATGCACCAGTTAACAGGCTCAGACATGTGGGGAGGAGTCCCCCTAAATGCACCAGTTAACAGGCTCAGAATATAGTTAACAATTATAACAGTGATGATCGCTGGCATTGATagagcgctttaaggtttacagaacacGTTAGTTACTTAGTTAATCCTCAAAACGACCCTGTAAGGGAGAGACTGTTAcgtccattttacatatgaggaagctgaggctgagaggtgaaGCAAGTCTTGtcaagggtcacagagccagcaagtatctgaggcaggatctaaATTCAAGTTTTCCCAATTCCAAGGCCAGCTGTCCATCCACACAGATGCTTGCTGCCTTGAGTCAACTTCAGAGAGGGTTCAAAGCAGAAAGCAGCAACCACCCAATCAGCCCTCCAATTAGTTCCTGCATtagtttcctttctctcccacgTAAAGACCgccaggaaaactgaaaagcCGTCAGGCAGTAATTAGGTTTAGAGCAGCatctcacaccatttaccaagataagccCCAAATAAGATACATGACTTATAAATAAAAGGGCACATCATAAAGAAGCTTGAGGAGCAAGGAGGgaattacctttcagatttacGGATGCAGgaagaattattaccaaaaaaGGAATCAAGAGGACTACAGAAGATAACACAGATAATTTtatctaaataaaatttaaaagttttcattCAAACCAAACCAAGCAGTTGATATTGGAAGGTAAAGTCGACCAGGGGGAAgatctttgtagcaagtttctgtgataaagtTCTTGTTTCCTGGgcaaagaaattattaaaatctTTAAGAATAACAACCATTTTAGTCTGGCCATACCAGACCtcaaaatgtattataaaatggtgattataaaaacaattcggtactggctaagaaacagagtggtggaccaggagaatagattaggtacaaattacattacagtaaatgaccacagtaatctggtgtatgataaacccaaacacgcaagcttttggaataaaaactcattaatgaacaaaaactgctggaaaaattgtaAAACAGTAGGGTAGTATctaggtatagactaacatctcacactgtatgctaagataaggtcaaaatgagtacatgatttaccATAAAACGTGATAccattaggagagcatggaatagctTATCTGTCAGAATTTatgtccaaacaagagataggagTACTACAAGATGCAAAATTttgatataaaatgaaagagttttttgcacaaacaaaatcaatgcaaccaaaattggaaggaaagcagaagactATGAAAAAAAGTTTGCAACAAAtctctctgataaaagccttatttctcaaatatatagagaactgactcTAATgaataggaatacaagtcattcctcaattgataaattgtcaaaggatatgaacaggatgTTTTTGGacaaggaaatcaaagctatatataatcatgtttaaaaaatgctctaaatcactactgattaaagaaatgcaaattaaaacaactctaaggtactacTGCACACTATCAGACtgtctaatatgacaaaaaaggaaagtgataaatagtagaggggatgtggggaaactgttgtgtggagttgtgaattgatccaaccattttggagagcaatttggaactatgcctaaagggcttaaaactgtgcctacccattgatccagcaataggcctatatcccaaagacatccaaaaaagggaaaaggacctctttgtacaaaaatatttatagcagctctttttgtggtgctaagaattggacatcaaagggatgtccatcaattgcggaatggctaaacaagctgtggcatatgattgtaacgGAATGTTAtcaagctataagaaatgacaagcaggataatttcagaaaaacctagaatgaCTTATGTGaattgaggcaaagtgaagtgaacagaaccagaagaacactgtacacagtaacagcaacattgcatgaagaccaactgtgaatgacttagctattctcagcgatacaatgatccaagacaatcccaaaggacaagTGATGAAGCATTCTATCcccctccagggaaagaactgatattgtctgaatacagactaaaacatgctattttcacttttctttctttccttctttttcttttattcaagtcttcttgtacaaaatgaccaatatggaaaagttttacatgattgcacatttataatctatatttgattgcttactgtcttggcaaggcaaaggggaaggaaggagggaaagaaggacagaatttggaactaaaaacttaaaatatatttttaaaaaagaataacacCCACTCCCGAGTGAAAAGTGGTCaagagatatgaataggcagttttcaagggaagaaattcaACTTATTAACagccataaaaaacaaaaacccacttTAGATCATGAATAGTTATAGAAACGGACATAACTGCAAATAGTAATCTCAGaactattctggaaagtaatttggagctACACCCCAAAAGTTATTAGACTGTACATACCTTTGATCTAGGGATCCTACTGTTATGAACAAGCtcaaagagatgaaggaaagaggaaaagggcctAGATTTACAAAAACTATTAATAAAGGACTAGGAACTAAGGGcaagcccatcaactgggaaatgactgaacacatggtctaggaatagaatggaatactactgtgctatacgaaatgacaaaaagaacccttttagagaaacttggggggtggggaggagagattcAGGACGGAAAGGAGAGGGACAGACGAGGTGCATGTGACAAGGGAAGGAGAATCGAGGCAAgcagaggctcagaaagattcAGGGGAGAGCCAAGGATTGGGTCTGTTTAGAGCCTGGTAGCCACAAGAACATCTCCTGATCTTGAGTACAGGTTTCATCACAGGCAGGACCAGCACAAATGAGTCCAGAACATTGGACTTGAGGCAAATAGCCCGtcaaacaaaatatgtacaaacgaGACCTTGACTGACCAAA
It includes:
- the ANKMY2 gene encoding ankyrin repeat and MYND domain-containing protein 2, with translation MAPPKKGELTQEEKQLLEVIGQGNVQEAGRLLGSKNVRVNCLDEHGMTPLMHAAYKGKVDMCRMLLRHGANVNCNEHEHGYTALMFAGLSGNKEITRVMLEAGADTDVVNSVGRTAAQMAAFVGQHDCVTVINNFCPRERLDYYTKPRGLEKEPRLPPKLAGPLHKMVTTTNLHPVKIVMLVKENPLLADVDALKKCYGVLDLVCEKCMKQRDMNEVLAMKMHYISCIFQKCIKFSTEREDKLDGFIKSLLKGRETDGFPVYQEKFIRECIRKFPYCETTLLQQLVRSIAPVEIGSDPTAFSVLTQAITGQVGFVDVEFCTTCGEKGADKRCSVCKMVIYCNQNCQKIHWFSHKKVCKVLKAAYEKQELEAAEKKRQEERAKKEKEPDVNSNSSNGEQPESDAGDTKDDLTGLAQEEMADVKEAPQITSGADSDTGLQDVAGSVKEPEE